The Bradyrhizobium sp. CCGB01 genome segment TCTGCCCTTCCGCATAGAGCACGTCGAAGGCGTCCTTCAGGTAAGTGAAGAACTGCTCGCCTTCCGCAAATCCTTGCGGGTTGATGAAGCGCATGTCGTTGGCATCGAGCGTATAGGGAATGATGAGCTGCTTGCCGGCCGCGCCCTTGACCCAGTAGGGCAGATCGTCGGCATAGGAGTCGCAGAGATAGAGGAAGCCGCCTTCCTCCATCAGCAGGCGGTTGGTGTTGATCGAGGAGCGCCCGGTGTACCAGCCGAGCGGCCGGGCGCCGGTGGCCTCGGTGTGGACGCGGATGGACTCGGCAATCTCGGCGCGCTCCTGCGCCTCGGTCATGTCCTTGTGCTCGATCCATTTCAGGCTGTGGCTCGCGATGTCCCAGCCCGCCTCCTTCATCGCCGCGACGATCTCGGGATTCCGCTTCAGCGCGGTGGCAACGCCGAACACGGTCGCTGGCCACTTCCGCGCGCCAAACATCCGCCACAGCCGCCAGAAGCCGGCGCGCGAGCCATACTCGAACATCGACTCGATATTGGCATGGCGCTGGCCCGGCCAGGGCTGCGCGCCGAGCACGTCGGACAGGAACGCTTCCGAGGCGCGGTCGCCGTGCAGAATGTTGTTCTCGCCGCCTTCCTCGAAATTGACGACGAATTGCACCGCGACCCGCGCGTTGCCGGGCCACTCCGGATGCGGCGGATTGCGGCCGTAACCGCGGAGATCGCGCGGGTAGCTTGTATCAGTCACTCAGACTTCCTCGAAGCGGATCGGCAGCGCGCCCTTCCACAGCACGCTCTTGCCGAGGGTCGCCAGATTCTCCAGGCCCGAGGTCAGCGTGATGAAGTGATTGCCGGCGAGCTGACCCATCTTGCTGGCGAAGTGCACGCCGCCATAGGCGAGCAGGATCTCGGTCTCGCTGATGCCGCCGGGATAGAGGATGATCTGGCCGGGCGCAGGATAGCTGGTGTGGTTCTCGTAGCCGACGCCGAAATCGAGATCGCCGAGGGGCATCCACACGCCCTCGCCGCTCCAGCGCACGTGGATGATGTGGCTTTCGAACGGCAGCGCTTTGCGGAACGCGGCGACGGTCTTGGGCGCCAGCTGCTCCTCGAAGCGGGCATCGAAGGTGAAATCACCGGCGCGGATAACGAGTTTGCTCATCTCATCTCTCTGGATCGGGGGCGTGGCCCCGCGGGGAATTTTCAAGCAAAGAGCATTCCAGAGGGCTTCGCGCAAGTGGCGCGGCCCCTCACCTG includes the following:
- a CDS encoding DUF3830 family protein gives rise to the protein MSKLVIRAGDFTFDARFEEQLAPKTVAAFRKALPFESHIIHVRWSGEGVWMPLGDLDFGVGYENHTSYPAPGQIILYPGGISETEILLAYGGVHFASKMGQLAGNHFITLTSGLENLATLGKSVLWKGALPIRFEEV
- the puuE gene encoding allantoinase PuuE; its protein translation is MTDTSYPRDLRGYGRNPPHPEWPGNARVAVQFVVNFEEGGENNILHGDRASEAFLSDVLGAQPWPGQRHANIESMFEYGSRAGFWRLWRMFGARKWPATVFGVATALKRNPEIVAAMKEAGWDIASHSLKWIEHKDMTEAQERAEIAESIRVHTEATGARPLGWYTGRSSINTNRLLMEEGGFLYLCDSYADDLPYWVKGAAGKQLIIPYTLDANDMRFINPQGFAEGEQFFTYLKDAFDVLYAEGQTAPKMMSVGLHCRLAGRPGRAAGLIRFLDYIGRHDRVWVPTRLQIAQHWHDKHAHLAADAFEIG